A genome region from Candidatus Manganitrophus noduliformans includes the following:
- a CDS encoding putative Ig domain-containing protein, giving the protein MRTRIISLVVFLLAVWLLRGKEDPLIQGGKGTEERSSAAASLPGQTNHPPWMTRVEIFPPSPDLQSVLKVALQAEDPDQDTLTYRYRWFVNQKEVGDQPVLSLKGFRQGDLVSVEVTPSDGKSEGPSLPGPTVKIGNHPPAVTRIVLLPTEPKVGQTILAEVEGRDEEGDSIFYDYQWEINGVPVEGVTGNLLDGKLIQSADQIRVLVTASDSFDAGTPTASRSIAVINQPPEIISSPTSEIGENEYRYQIVASDPDGDAVEYHLDGGPPGMMLDAASGLLVWKVEALPQEMVPVTIQAIDKKGGKSIQRFTLHAR; this is encoded by the coding sequence ATGAGAACACGGATTATTTCGCTGGTCGTTTTCCTGCTGGCGGTCTGGCTTCTCCGGGGCAAAGAAGATCCTCTGATCCAGGGAGGAAAGGGGACGGAGGAAAGAAGTTCCGCCGCCGCTTCCTTGCCGGGACAGACCAATCACCCCCCCTGGATGACGCGGGTGGAGATCTTCCCCCCTTCGCCCGACCTCCAGTCGGTCTTGAAGGTGGCGCTTCAAGCGGAAGACCCCGATCAGGATACGTTGACCTATCGGTACCGATGGTTTGTCAATCAGAAAGAGGTCGGAGACCAGCCGGTTCTCTCTTTGAAGGGGTTTCGGCAAGGGGATCTGGTTTCAGTGGAGGTGACCCCTTCCGACGGGAAGTCGGAGGGTCCTTCCCTTCCCGGTCCGACGGTGAAGATCGGAAATCATCCCCCCGCCGTGACCCGCATCGTGCTCCTTCCGACGGAGCCGAAAGTCGGGCAGACGATCCTGGCCGAGGTGGAGGGAAGAGACGAAGAGGGAGACTCGATTTTCTACGACTATCAATGGGAAATCAACGGAGTGCCGGTGGAAGGGGTTACCGGAAATCTGTTGGATGGAAAGTTGATTCAGAGCGCAGATCAGATCCGGGTCCTCGTGACCGCCTCGGATTCTTTCGACGCCGGCACCCCGACGGCCAGCCGGTCCATCGCCGTCATTAATCAGCCCCCTGAAATTATCTCGTCCCCTACGTCTGAAATTGGGGAGAACGAATACCGGTACCAGATCGTCGCCAGCGATCCTGATGGAGACGCCGTCGAGTACCACCTTGATGGAGGGCCTCCCGGAATGATGTTGGATGCGGCATCGGGGCTCTTGGTCTGGAAGGTGGAGGCGCTTCCACAGGAAATGGTGCCGGTCACCATTCAGGCCATCGACAAAAAAGGGGGGAAAAGCATCCAGCGATTTACACTCCATGCCAGATAA
- the ybeY gene encoding rRNA maturation RNase YbeY, protein MQNRQRTYPVNQKNLLRWARQILSLQKLDHAEMGIILVNNRQIRVYNRDYRKKDQPTDVLSFPMREGVGGELHPDFLGDVMISLERSAEEAILYGRSRREQLLILLIHGVLHLLGYDHERSPKEERRMQRRERLLFKRIYHQG, encoded by the coding sequence ATGCAAAACCGGCAGCGGACCTACCCTGTGAACCAGAAGAATCTCCTGAGGTGGGCCCGCCAAATTTTATCGCTGCAGAAGCTGGATCATGCGGAGATGGGAATTATTTTGGTGAATAATCGTCAAATCCGCGTTTATAATCGTGATTATAGAAAAAAAGATCAGCCGACCGATGTCCTCTCCTTTCCGATGCGGGAGGGTGTCGGAGGTGAGCTTCATCCTGATTTTCTCGGCGATGTGATGATCTCGTTGGAGCGGTCGGCGGAAGAAGCGATCTTGTATGGGAGATCCCGCCGCGAACAGTTGCTGATTCTCCTCATTCATGGAGTGCTCCATCTCCTCGGGTATGACCACGAACGATCTCCGAAGGAGGAGCGTCGAATGCAACGCCGAGAACGGCTTCTGTTCAAACGCATTTATCATCAGGGGTAG
- a CDS encoding PhoH family protein: MKKSLIGKVNLQEGTDTSALYGSYDRHIKMIEQAFNVRMTARGEEVTIEGEPEQVQQVEKVIADLANLSRDGFRVTAEDVNYAIQSSQQNAPASVREIYQDAIPVFGKKKLIAPKSPSQKEYIESIRKHDIVVGIGPAGTGKTYLAMAMAVSSFLKKEVNRIILARPAVEAGEKLGFLPGDLVEKVNPYLRPLYDALYDMMEVDRATRLLERGDIEIAPLAFMRGRTLNDSFIILDEAQNATSEQMKMFLTRLGFRSKAVVTGDITQVDLPVERTSGLIEIQGILEEVSAIKFVYFSERDVIRHRLVQEIVKAYERYEGKGGKSKKK; the protein is encoded by the coding sequence TTGAAAAAATCGCTTATCGGGAAAGTTAATTTACAAGAAGGAACCGATACCTCGGCCCTCTATGGAAGCTACGATCGCCACATCAAGATGATTGAGCAGGCCTTCAACGTTCGAATGACGGCGAGAGGGGAAGAGGTTACGATCGAAGGGGAGCCTGAACAGGTTCAACAGGTTGAGAAGGTCATCGCCGATCTCGCGAATCTCTCCAGAGACGGGTTCCGGGTGACGGCGGAAGATGTCAACTACGCCATCCAATCTTCCCAACAAAACGCCCCCGCTTCCGTCCGGGAAATTTATCAAGACGCCATTCCGGTTTTCGGGAAAAAGAAGCTCATCGCCCCGAAATCACCCTCCCAAAAAGAGTATATCGAAAGCATCCGAAAGCACGATATCGTGGTCGGGATCGGTCCGGCGGGGACGGGAAAGACGTATCTCGCTATGGCCATGGCCGTCTCCTCTTTCCTCAAGAAAGAGGTAAACCGGATCATCTTAGCCCGTCCGGCGGTCGAAGCGGGTGAAAAGCTCGGTTTTCTTCCGGGGGATCTGGTTGAAAAGGTCAATCCTTATCTGCGGCCCCTTTACGATGCCCTCTACGATATGATGGAGGTCGATCGCGCCACGCGCCTCCTGGAGCGGGGGGATATCGAAATTGCCCCGCTTGCCTTCATGCGCGGGCGGACCCTCAACGACTCATTTATCATCCTTGATGAGGCCCAGAACGCCACGTCGGAGCAGATGAAGATGTTTCTGACGCGTCTGGGGTTCCGGTCGAAAGCGGTCGTCACGGGAGATATTACACAGGTCGACCTCCCGGTCGAACGGACCTCCGGGCTGATCGAAATCCAGGGGATTTTAGAAGAGGTCTCCGCGATCAAGTTTGTTTATTTCAGCGAGCGCGATGTCATCCGGCACCGTCTGGTCCAGGAGATCGTGAAAGCGTACGAGCGGTATGAGGGAAAGGGGGGAAAATCAAAGAAAAAGTAG